The Sphingosinicella humi genome has a window encoding:
- a CDS encoding helix-turn-helix domain-containing protein, with amino-acid sequence MAIAVKLDDLLHERRMTLTELADRIGITLANLSILKTGKARAIRFSTLEAICEVLDCQPGDLLKFQPDSTQLPTGVFRSAS; translated from the coding sequence ATGGCGATCGCCGTCAAGCTCGACGACCTGCTCCACGAACGTCGGATGACCCTGACCGAACTCGCCGACCGCATCGGCATTACGCTCGCCAATCTATCGATCCTGAAGACCGGCAAGGCGAGGGCGATCCGTTTCTCGACGCTCGAGGCGATCTGCGAGGTGCTCGATTGCCAGCCCGGCGACCTGCTCAAGTTTCAACCGGATTCCACACAGCTACCAACCGGAGTTTTCCGCTCCGCTTCCTGA
- a CDS encoding DUF2975 domain-containing protein, which translates to MAYSSALPIAWITLRVLILLNWLYGAAILALLIATIVAEEWTFTALGITPSSGIPSMIMGLRAIAVFGLVAVPLNAVVLRRLLVIVETVRRGDPFVAANASHLHAIAWALLGLQVLSLVIGGIGEAISTPAHPLHLDAGFSPSGWLAVLLTFILARVFAEGTLMREDLEGTV; encoded by the coding sequence GTGGCATACTCATCCGCGCTGCCCATTGCCTGGATCACACTACGCGTCCTTATCCTCCTCAACTGGCTGTACGGCGCGGCCATCCTCGCCCTGCTGATCGCCACCATTGTTGCCGAGGAATGGACGTTCACCGCGCTCGGCATCACCCCCTCCTCCGGAATCCCCTCGATGATCATGGGGTTGCGGGCGATCGCGGTGTTCGGCCTCGTCGCCGTCCCCCTCAACGCCGTCGTTCTCAGGCGGCTGCTCGTGATCGTGGAAACGGTGCGCAGGGGCGATCCGTTCGTCGCCGCAAATGCCTCCCATCTGCATGCCATCGCCTGGGCGTTGCTCGGACTCCAGGTTCTCAGCCTCGTCATCGGCGGCATCGGCGAGGCGATTTCGACCCCGGCCCATCCGCTTCATCTCGATGCCGGCTTCTCGCCCAGCGGCTGGCTGGCCGTGCTCCTGACCTTCATCCTCGCGCGCGTTTTCGCCGAAGGCACGCTGATGCGCGAAGACCTGGAAGGGACGGTGTGA
- the rpsA gene encoding 30S ribosomal protein S1 has translation MATSANPTREDFAALLNQTLGGEDEGFEGKVVKGTVTGIENDMAVIDVGLKSEGRVALREFAAPGQKADINVGDEVEVYVDRVENHQGEAMLSRDRARREAAWDALEKEFNDTARVEGVIFGRVKGGFTVDLNGAVAFLPGSQVDIRPVRDVTPLMDIPQPFQILKMDRRRGNIVVSRRAILEETRAEQRSGLIQSLTEGQVIDGVVKNITDYGAFVDLGGIDGLLHVTDLSYKRVGHPSEMINIGDTVKVQIIRINRETQRISLGMKQLESDPWEGASAKYPVDGVFTGRVTNITEYGAFVELEPGIEGLVHVSEMSWTKKNVHPGKIVSTSQEVDVSILEVDEDKRRISLGLKQAQANPWAAFAEKHPVGTEVEGEVKNATEFGLFIGLEGDVDGMVHMSDIAWGISGEDALNLHHKGEVVKAVVLDVDVEKERISLGMKQLERGGVSAATATGGGVKKNDVVTVTVLEVRDGGLEVQVGDDGATGFIKRTDLGRDRDEQRPERFQVGQKLDAMVTGFDRSKKPNFSVKAMQIAEEKQAVAQYGSSDSGASLGDILGEALKQKNT, from the coding sequence ATGGCCACTTCGGCAAATCCCACCCGCGAGGATTTCGCGGCGCTCCTCAACCAGACTCTCGGCGGCGAAGACGAAGGCTTTGAAGGCAAGGTCGTCAAGGGCACCGTCACCGGCATCGAGAACGACATGGCCGTCATCGACGTCGGCCTCAAATCCGAAGGCCGCGTTGCGCTGCGCGAATTCGCCGCGCCGGGCCAGAAGGCCGACATAAACGTCGGCGACGAAGTCGAAGTCTATGTCGACCGCGTCGAGAACCACCAGGGCGAAGCGATGCTGTCGCGCGATCGCGCCCGCCGCGAGGCCGCCTGGGACGCGCTCGAAAAGGAATTCAACGACACCGCCCGCGTCGAGGGCGTGATCTTCGGCCGCGTCAAGGGCGGCTTCACGGTCGACCTCAATGGCGCCGTCGCCTTCCTGCCGGGCAGCCAGGTCGACATCCGCCCGGTCCGCGACGTGACCCCGCTGATGGACATTCCGCAGCCCTTCCAGATCCTGAAGATGGACCGCCGCCGCGGCAATATCGTCGTCTCGCGCCGCGCCATCCTCGAGGAAACCCGCGCCGAGCAGCGTTCGGGCCTAATCCAGTCGCTGACCGAAGGCCAGGTGATCGACGGCGTCGTCAAGAACATCACCGATTACGGCGCCTTCGTCGATCTGGGCGGCATCGACGGCCTGCTCCACGTCACCGATTTGAGCTACAAGCGCGTCGGCCACCCGTCGGAGATGATCAACATCGGCGACACGGTGAAGGTGCAGATCATCCGCATCAACCGCGAGACGCAGCGCATCTCGCTCGGCATGAAGCAGCTCGAGAGCGATCCGTGGGAAGGCGCGTCGGCCAAATATCCGGTCGACGGCGTGTTCACGGGCCGCGTCACCAACATCACCGAATATGGCGCCTTCGTGGAGCTGGAGCCGGGCATCGAGGGCCTGGTCCACGTCTCCGAGATGAGCTGGACCAAGAAGAACGTCCATCCGGGCAAGATCGTCTCGACCAGCCAGGAGGTCGACGTGTCGATCCTCGAGGTCGACGAGGACAAGCGCCGCATCAGCCTCGGCCTCAAGCAGGCCCAGGCCAATCCGTGGGCGGCCTTCGCCGAGAAGCATCCGGTCGGCACCGAGGTCGAGGGCGAGGTCAAGAACGCGACCGAGTTCGGCCTGTTCATCGGTCTCGAGGGCGACGTCGACGGCATGGTCCACATGTCGGACATCGCCTGGGGCATTTCGGGCGAGGACGCGCTCAACCTCCACCACAAGGGCGAGGTCGTGAAGGCCGTGGTGCTCGACGTGGACGTGGAGAAGGAGCGCATCTCGCTCGGCATGAAGCAGCTTGAGCGCGGCGGCGTGTCGGCGGCGACCGCGACCGGCGGCGGCGTCAAGAAGAACGACGTCGTCACCGTCACCGTGCTCGAGGTTCGCGACGGCGGGCTCGAGGTCCAGGTCGGCGACGACGGGGCCACCGGCTTCATCAAGCGCACCGACTTGGGCCGCGACCGCGACGAGCAGCGTCCGGAGCGTTTCCAGGTCGGCCAGAAGCTCGACGCGATGGTGACCGGCTTCGATCGCTCGAAGAAGCCCAACTTCTCCGTCAAGGCGATGCAGATCGCCGAGGAGAAGCAGGCCGTCGCCCAATACGGCTCGTCCGACTCCGGCGCCAGCCTCGGCGACATCCTCGGCGAAGCCCTCAAGCAAAAAAACACCTAA
- a CDS encoding integration host factor subunit beta, translated as MIRSELVQQLCQDHPDLTVKEIERVVSAFFDSIIAQLQNGGRVELRGFGAFSTRERDARKGRNPRTGDAVDVAAKRVPYFKPGKEMRERLNV; from the coding sequence TTGATACGATCCGAACTGGTCCAACAGCTGTGCCAAGATCACCCCGATCTCACCGTGAAGGAAATCGAGCGGGTAGTGAGTGCCTTCTTTGATTCGATCATCGCCCAACTGCAGAATGGCGGCCGCGTCGAGCTGAGGGGCTTCGGCGCCTTTTCGACGCGCGAGCGTGACGCGCGCAAGGGCCGCAACCCGCGGACGGGGGATGCCGTGGACGTCGCCGCCAAGCGCGTCCCCTATTTCAAACCCGGCAAGGAAATGCGCGAGCGCCTGAACGTCTGA
- a CDS encoding ABC transporter substrate-binding protein: MAIRSHRTRALVAGALLWIAGCSEPETGPIVVSAIGGPPELVNPNLKRLDAASAFLIEAVGQGLVQFDATGQVQPALAQSWIVSDDGLRYTFRLARLRGPDGEPITAEQVTERLQAVMSRASSNALKSQLGVIEDIEAMTDDVLEISLKSPRPNFLQLLAQPEMGILLDGQGTGPLRIAGAADGAVRLEPPEGDEDDGAAEPEGPRILLRGEPAALAVARFSRGLADLVIGGTAGNLPIARAAEPDAAALRFDPVAGLFGLIFTSDEGWLAAPEVRRALSMAIDRTELVTALGVPELQPRTSLVPDGIEDLPQPGQPAWAADPLPMRREQARQLVETALEGEEPPPLRVAVPEGPGYRLVFAHLRRDWRAIGLRVERVAAGEAADLRLIDRVAPAALAGWYLRRFTCDRSAICDPEADRLLAAARIEMWTAGRQTLMAAADRRLTDATPFIPITAPVRWSLVSPRLTGFQLNAFSRHLPETLVAPAP, from the coding sequence ATGGCGATTCGGTCACATAGGACACGCGCCCTTGTCGCCGGCGCCTTGCTCTGGATCGCGGGCTGCTCGGAACCGGAGACTGGCCCCATCGTGGTCAGCGCGATCGGCGGACCGCCGGAACTCGTCAATCCGAACCTGAAGCGACTGGATGCGGCCTCGGCCTTCCTGATCGAGGCGGTCGGCCAGGGGCTGGTCCAGTTCGACGCCACCGGCCAGGTTCAGCCAGCTCTGGCGCAGAGCTGGATCGTGTCGGACGATGGCCTGCGTTACACTTTTCGCCTCGCCCGCCTTCGCGGGCCCGACGGCGAGCCCATTACCGCCGAGCAGGTGACGGAGAGATTGCAGGCCGTGATGAGCCGGGCGAGCAGCAACGCGCTGAAGTCGCAGCTCGGCGTCATCGAAGACATCGAGGCGATGACCGATGATGTGCTCGAGATCAGCCTCAAATCGCCGCGCCCGAATTTTCTCCAGCTGCTTGCCCAGCCCGAAATGGGCATCCTGCTCGACGGGCAAGGCACGGGTCCGCTCCGCATAGCGGGGGCGGCGGACGGCGCGGTCCGGTTGGAACCGCCCGAAGGGGACGAAGACGACGGTGCGGCCGAACCGGAGGGGCCGCGGATCCTTCTCAGGGGCGAGCCGGCGGCTCTGGCCGTTGCCCGCTTCAGCCGCGGCCTTGCCGATCTCGTCATCGGCGGCACGGCGGGCAATCTGCCGATAGCGCGCGCAGCCGAGCCGGATGCGGCCGCGCTCCGCTTCGATCCGGTCGCCGGCTTGTTCGGCCTCATTTTCACGAGCGATGAGGGGTGGCTCGCCGCCCCGGAAGTCCGGCGGGCGCTCAGCATGGCCATCGACCGAACCGAACTGGTGACGGCGCTTGGCGTGCCGGAGCTTCAGCCCCGCACATCGCTGGTGCCTGACGGGATCGAGGATCTACCCCAGCCCGGCCAGCCCGCATGGGCGGCCGATCCATTGCCCATGCGGCGGGAACAGGCGAGGCAGCTGGTCGAAACCGCCTTGGAAGGCGAGGAGCCCCCTCCCCTGCGCGTCGCGGTGCCGGAGGGGCCTGGTTATCGCCTGGTCTTCGCCCATCTGCGGCGCGACTGGCGCGCCATTGGCCTGCGGGTGGAGCGGGTCGCCGCGGGGGAGGCGGCGGACCTTCGTCTCATCGACCGCGTCGCTCCCGCCGCGCTCGCGGGCTGGTATCTGCGCCGCTTCACCTGCGACAGAAGCGCCATCTGCGACCCCGAGGCGGACCGACTCCTGGCAGCGGCGAGGATCGAGATGTGGACGGCCGGCCGGCAAACGCTGATGGCGGCCGCCGACCGCCGCCTGACCGACGCCACGCCCTTCATTCCGATTACCGCGCCGGTGCGTTGGTCGCTGGTATC